Sequence from the Candidatus Rokuibacteriota bacterium genome:
CGGACCGGTTTACATCAGGCCGGGGCCTCAACTCAGATGCCGCGCCCGGGAATGAGTCAAACGGGTCAGGGAAGGTAGAGCCGGGGGCCCAGGACGCCGCCCGAGCGGTAGAGATGCCTGGCGATGAGCCCGTCGGGGATTACCCGAATCGGGCCGGACGCGGCACCCAGGTTTACAGCTGCAAAGGGCGTCATGCCTTCCCCCAGGCCAAACGGTTGATGCGTCAGGCAATTATCTTCGGCACGATTTCTGCTAGTGAAGCTTTGCACGAGAGTTCATTGCGAGTGCCCTATTAGTGGGCCAGAGGAGACAACCATGATTCGGAAGGCCGGAGCGTTGTGGCTATGCGTGGGGCTGGCTATGGTTCTCGTGGGCGGGTGGGCACCGCTCGCGGGCGCGGGAGGAGTGGTCACCAACGGCACCGTGACTCTTGGGATCAACGACCATGGGGCGTTGAACTTCGCTGGTACCGGGCTGATCTTCAACGCGACCGGCAACGACAGCACGTTCCCGGGTTGCACCTGCGAAGGCTGGGGCGCGGGGATCGTGAGTTCCGGCATCTCGGGATATCAGAACACCGCCTTCGGGGGACCGGTCAACCTGTCTCTGGTGAGCTTCGTCTCGACCGCCAGCACGGCCACGTCGGTCGTGAACATTAACGACCCGTCAGGTGGCCCGGCGCTGCAGGTCAGCCAGGCCTACCATCCGATCGCCGGTACGCCGAACCTGTACCAGGTCGATGTCGCGATCACGAACCTGACCGGCGCCCCTCTCGCCGCCGGAGACCTCGTCTACCGGCGGGTGATGGACTGGGACATCGAGCCGACGCCGTTCAGTGAATTCGTCACCATCCAGGGCGTGCCAGCGCTGCTGGGCGTCGCCAATGGCAACAACGTCCGGCGCACGGGCAATGACGGTTTCGACACCGCGAATCCGCTCGCCACGGTGTCCGGCGGTATGATTGGCGGCGGACCGGGGTGCGCGTCCGGCGTTCTCGCCCTGAACAGCAACTTCACCGACTGCGGTCCTGCTGACCATGGCTCGGTCTGGGATTTCGAGTTCGAGGCGCTCGCAGCCGGGGCGACCCGTAGCTTCGCCATCTTCTACGGCGCGGCGGCGACCGAGGCAGGGGCCGACCTCGCCCGTTCGATGGTCGACGGCGATCCCACGGACGTCGAGATCGGCCTGTTCTCGTACGGTCAGTGCAACAGCGGGTCCAATGCCTCCTGCAGCGAGATCACGGGCACGCCCAACACCTTCATCTTCGGCTTCGGTGCAGCGGGCGGCATCCTGCTTCCGCCTCCGCCTCCGCCCACCCCGGGCGTGCCCGAACCCGCCTCGCTGCTTCTGCTCGGCGCGGGGCTGGTCGCCGCGGCGGCCCTGAAGCGGGCGTATCGCAGGAAGTAGACGCGCCAGACACCTAGTTGCAACGCGGGGCCCTCTTCCCGTAACGTGGCAGGAAACGGGAAGGGGGCCCCGATGGTTTCTGCGCTGATCCCGATCCGGTCCGCCGTTCTGCTGGTCGCTGTGTCGATGTGGCTGGTCGCCACCGTGCCCCACTCGCTCGCCGCGCCCATGGATATCGGCGCGTCGACCGACCCCAACCTCCGCATCGATCCGCGAGCGCCCGACAGGCCCGGCGCTGCGCCGTCCCCGAAGCTCGCCGCGGCGCTCCAGGCTTACAAGGGCGGCGATTTCGACAAGGCCCTGTCCCTGGCGCGAGAGCATGTCAAGGAGCAGCCGCGCTCGGCCGTGGGCCACGAGCTGCGCGGCGCTGCGGCCATGGCCAAGGGACAGCTCAAGGAGGCCGAGGAGGCGCTCAACGAGGCGCTCCGGATCGAGCCGAAGCGGGCCGCGACCCTGGCCATGCTCGGGGAGCTGTACTACCGGCGCAACGATCCGAGGAGAGCCGAGGACCAGCTTCGACAGGCGCTGACGATCGACTCGCGGTTGCCAGGCGGTCACCGCTTCCTCGCCCTTGTGCTGTTTCGGCAAGGCAAGGTCGGGCCGGCTGTGGAGGCCGCGCGAGAGGCGGTGCGGGTCTCGGGCGACGCCGACCCGGAGGCCCATTACGTCCTCGCGTCGATGTACTTCGAGCTGGGCCGGCCGGCCGAGGCCGAGCCGTTGCTGGCCCGCGCGCTGGCCGGACGCCCCGACTCGGCCCAGACGAACACGCTTCAGGGCTTGGTCAAGCTCCAGCTCCGGAAGATCGACGAGGCGGCGACATTCCTGCAGAAGGCGGCGGCCAAGGACCCGAGCTCGCCGTGGGTACGCCTGGGCATGGCCCTCGTCCAGCGCTCGCGGGGCAACATGGCGCAGGCCCGCAGCGACCTCGAGAAGCTGGCCAAGGACCAGCCGGCCTGGCCGCTCGTCAATCTCCAGCTCGGCGAGACGCTGCTGGCCGACAAGCAGGTGGAGGCGGCCCTGCGTGCCTTCGACGCCGCCGAGAAAGCCAGCCCGAACCGTTCACTGACCCAGTTTCAGGCGGCGCGCGTGCTGCTGGCCTACGGCGAGGCCGACCGCGCCATCGCGCGGGCCCGGGGCGCCCTCGAGTCCAAGGAGGTGGCACCCGCGGCGCGCGTCGTGATCGCGCAAGCCTATCTGGCCAAGAAGAGCCCCGACCTGGCCGAGAAGGAGCTCCAGGTGGCGCTGGCGGCGGCGCCGAAGGACCCCGCGCCCGCGATGCAGCTCGGGAGCTTCTATGTCGGGCAGAAGAAGTACGCCGAGGGGCTCCGCCAGTTCGAGAAGGCGGCGAGCCTGCGCCCTGAGGCCTTCGAGCCCCTGGCCGCCCAAGCCGAGACGCGGCTCCTCCTCAAGCAGGGGGACGAGGCAGTGAAGGTGGCCGAGCGGATGGTCGAGACGCAGAAGGAGGCGCCCGATGCCTACGTCTTCCTCGGTGGCATCCAGGAGCGCGCCGGGCGCTTCCAGGACGCCGCCAGGAGCTACCAGAAGGCCATGGAGAAGCAGCCGAACCACCTGGGCGCGGCGCTCTCGCTGGCGGCGCTGCACGAGCACGAGAAGCGCCCCCAGGCGGCCGCCAAGCTGCTCCGCGAGGCCGCCGACGGCCACCCGCAGGCGGCGCTGCCGCTCGTCCGCTTGGGGATCCTCAAGGACCGCGAGGGCGACAGGCCCGCAGCCGTTGCGGCGTACCGGGCGGCGCTCCAGCGAGACGGTCGCAACGCGGTGGCGCTGAACAACCTCGCCGACGCCCTCGCGAAGGACCCGAAGACGCGCGACGAGGCGCTGGGGCTCGCCGAGCGCGCCTATCAGGCCGCGCCCCGGAGCCCGGTGATCGCCGATACGCTCGGCTGGCTCCTCTTCCAGAAGGGGACCCTCGATCGGGCCGAGCAGCTCATCGCCCAGGCGGCTACCGCCCTGCCGGGAAACTCCGAGATCCGCTACCACATGGGTCTGGTCTACGCCAAGCGCGGGAAGAAGGTCGAGGCCCGCCGGGAACTGGAGGAGGCACTCAAGTCCCCGTCCTTCCCCGAGGCGGCGGCGGCGCGGAAGGCGCTCGATCAGCTCAGGTAGCCATCGCATCTCGCCATGAAGGTCCATCTCACGACGCTCGGCTGCCCGAAGAACCAGGTGGACTCCGAGCTGATGCTCGGCATGCTGGCGGGCGCCGGCCACGAGATCACGGAGCGCGCCGAGGCGGCCGAGTGCCTCGTGGTCAACACCTGCGCGTTCATCGACCAGGCGCGCGAGGAGTCAGTCAACACGATCCTCGAGCTGGCAGAGCTCAGGGAGCGCGGCCGGGCCCGGGCCCTCATCATCACCGGCTGCCTCACCCAGCGCTATGGCGGGGAGATCCTCACGGAGATCCCCCAGGTCAGCGCCATCCTCGGCACCTCCGAGCTCCACCGCATCGTCGAGCTGGTGAGCCAGGCCGGCTCGCGCCAGGACTGGGTATCGAGCGCCCCGCCCGGGTACCTCTACGACGCCACGACGCCCCGCCTCCTCACCAGGGGGGTGCCCTACGCCTACGTGAAGATCGCGGAAGGGTGCGACATGGGTTGCACCTTCTGCGCCATCCCCCAGTT
This genomic interval carries:
- a CDS encoding PEP-CTERM sorting domain-containing protein: MIRKAGALWLCVGLAMVLVGGWAPLAGAGGVVTNGTVTLGINDHGALNFAGTGLIFNATGNDSTFPGCTCEGWGAGIVSSGISGYQNTAFGGPVNLSLVSFVSTASTATSVVNINDPSGGPALQVSQAYHPIAGTPNLYQVDVAITNLTGAPLAAGDLVYRRVMDWDIEPTPFSEFVTIQGVPALLGVANGNNVRRTGNDGFDTANPLATVSGGMIGGGPGCASGVLALNSNFTDCGPADHGSVWDFEFEALAAGATRSFAIFYGAAATEAGADLARSMVDGDPTDVEIGLFSYGQCNSGSNASCSEITGTPNTFIFGFGAAGGILLPPPPPPTPGVPEPASLLLLGAGLVAAAALKRAYRRK
- a CDS encoding tetratricopeptide repeat protein gives rise to the protein MVSALIPIRSAVLLVAVSMWLVATVPHSLAAPMDIGASTDPNLRIDPRAPDRPGAAPSPKLAAALQAYKGGDFDKALSLAREHVKEQPRSAVGHELRGAAAMAKGQLKEAEEALNEALRIEPKRAATLAMLGELYYRRNDPRRAEDQLRQALTIDSRLPGGHRFLALVLFRQGKVGPAVEAAREAVRVSGDADPEAHYVLASMYFELGRPAEAEPLLARALAGRPDSAQTNTLQGLVKLQLRKIDEAATFLQKAAAKDPSSPWVRLGMALVQRSRGNMAQARSDLEKLAKDQPAWPLVNLQLGETLLADKQVEAALRAFDAAEKASPNRSLTQFQAARVLLAYGEADRAIARARGALESKEVAPAARVVIAQAYLAKKSPDLAEKELQVALAAAPKDPAPAMQLGSFYVGQKKYAEGLRQFEKAASLRPEAFEPLAAQAETRLLLKQGDEAVKVAERMVETQKEAPDAYVFLGGIQERAGRFQDAARSYQKAMEKQPNHLGAALSLAALHEHEKRPQAAAKLLREAADGHPQAALPLVRLGILKDREGDRPAAVAAYRAALQRDGRNAVALNNLADALAKDPKTRDEALGLAERAYQAAPRSPVIADTLGWLLFQKGTLDRAEQLIAQAATALPGNSEIRYHMGLVYAKRGKKVEARRELEEALKSPSFPEAAAARKALDQLR